The Lycium ferocissimum isolate CSIRO_LF1 chromosome 8, AGI_CSIRO_Lferr_CH_V1, whole genome shotgun sequence DNA segment gaaacgcagcccccgaagaaagggggtcgatacgaataccgagtatgtaaagcatgaaatacgaaagaAAGAAGATCgtccgaaataagaagtacaaaaaatcgtaagacttgcctttgaaacataaaccatgcgtgtcaatatcatgtcaaattcattatggaactgagaaacataattagaaaatcatcttgtacatatgcatagatataacgtgccccggccctctagtgagggacgcggtaagtaaaatcatcagatgcatatacatataacgtgccccggccctctagtgagggacgcggtaaataaaatcatcatatcatcatgtcatcatgccatcatgtcatatatatatatatatatatatatataccgtacccggccctctagtgagggactcggtgaatgagatcatgtctccatcatgtatatcatactcggcccatcctgtgggctggcgccatcatcatatcatataacgtgccccggccctctagtgagggacgcggtgaatataacgtgccccggccctctagtgagggtcgcggtgaataatgcagtggagttgtgcacgaatacatgccctggcccgggacgcagtgaaagaggtaataacagctcgcacgagcagagtagtgagaaaccatatgcacataaatcattatcacagactcaatggataagtagacaaatcaacgttCGAGTATCGAATAGTAGTCACACTTAGggctcttgaaatatcattacgaaacatgtcacataacgtctcagaaatcataaacatatatctagccaatccgagcccgcctatgaaagttacgggcattagtcATTATCGAACATTTTACGAActtatcatagcaatccgagaccatacgTGAAAGTTAGGGACACTATACGCTatagaacctcctacgagcatttcgaagcgatccggttccgtctatgaaggttacggccattattagacatagaatccctcaagaacaaaaaattctttttgcaacatttgaaattcaatcatacctaagacttaaggaccatagtccgaccatatgaagaatgtcaacatcaagaagcaaataagaatcgtaaacatactCGGGACCTAAGattggagttaccccaaggctcatatcatgtcatatcttacttacgtctaagacatgccaaaagaaagaaggagtaagctttacatacctcgtccgctttctaagctattccgaacttaagtcttggcttctcaaaatctacaatatcgtcgttagacaccaggcattagtcataagcacttagtaatccaattccaaacgagcactttatctacaaaaatttgggcagcatttcccttgtaaattcaacaaccccgagaattcaactcggccaaatcttcaacaacaataccaacaaccatattaacaacatcaataatcaattcaaaacacattctaacattagtaactcttttctacataattcgacaacattccatttatattcaattcaactacatacattcaaaccaatatcaatgctcacacgtttaAGTACTAACCCGCGATCATTCAAACGAAATTCAAGAGTACTTCAAACAATcaaacacaacatcccaaacggcccaaccaatataccatgcaaaccgaaaccttccaaaatcaataagaacaacaacaacacatttctttccccaaattcatcaactacaccaataattCACACGTTAacatcatcattctcataaatataggaAACTACATTAAAGTCACATTAGCTTcttcaacaacacacaaacgaTTGCAACCTTAACTTAggtcattaaatcttcattttacatcatggaatccacaacaacaacaactaaaacactaagtaaattttgttcattccttgccatataaaacagcccatattcggccaccacccaacacacacaacttcatgaatttcattcatttctacacactacaacatgtacaaaccatccataacacatgtaaaggAAGATTAGCCTTACCTTCTCCACTCAACTTCTTTACTCGGCTAGGGTGTGTTTCGCAAGAATGAacactttgcttgctccaacaactactccatgttaataagggcattccaattggttgaaatgctagaagaaattattttttccttgatcaattcccatggCACCATGTTCGGCCATCATGGCCGAAtattgctcttctttttttctccaagcttcttgaattttcttaagtggaaatgatgaagatgatttaatttgtcatcttttatcatcatatataattaacacatgtggcccatggcccacatatgccacacggccatggcctttatttcatgaaaaattatttcaacttctagccccaaattttcatgaaatatttaacttccataattcacttttaaccccaaattccttaatattccataccaataaaatcataagcaacttatgccttgaaacaaagtcggaaaatagccttgttcttaacttttcgcaattagctcggaatatcccaatgtacaaaatacgagatataacacgTACGACCTgatctatatataataatataatagtgcgtatataacgtcttctggtcacgggtcaatgtgcatatgaatatggatgcaatgcataaatgaaatgaatacatagaactctcggagtgacatgaGGTCGTACTATCTCCGATGAACCTTCTTTGAgccaacatcatcaatataggAAATCTCAAGACCTATGAACAAAAGGAATGACCATAGACGGAATACATGagcatcaaagactgaagtactcctagtgctgcTAAGAGTAAAGTAATGTGGAAGCTCGCTCACTCATTCAGTTCATGTCATaaggtcatgccaaaagaaagaaagaaagaaaggatagccttaacataccttgaagtatatccaatcgtccaacttctacctctcgaacttgcaagtctacaattaagataacacaggccttaattagactatttgcctcgcttactaaccatctttaaatgcatatagagcttaacgaattatggacaacatttcccttgtaagctCAACAACCCTTCGACTTCTCATTCAATCTAACATCAACCACGATACCCACAACACAatgattcgattcgttcaaattctaactctataaattgccaggaatacctgctagtacctttgtacacgggataaggcactttctatctccaaaaatCGGATACGAGTCTCAATTCCAAAGGTATACCCGACtatgaaaccataggttctactacgacGAGAACAAGAGGcataacattctcccctccttagGAACGTTCATCCCCGAATGTTTAAACAAACATgggctataaaaattttggcagagtttcccctgtaaatatacaaCCCAACCTGCACACTGTAACCCAAAATactcttgataataaactcaaatacaagggtagaactTATTTACaaaccttgaggggtctaataTTCCAAAGattaacttcaactccaactccctaAGTTtaacaacttgaagaaaccatagaaacaaccttcttcttgacaagcacgggttcacgaggctcggatcttaccaaatcaccactataatgatagaaaatgttgggagagaaaatattagggtttatctgatttggaatggaggaaaaatagaaaataaggtCGTGGCTcccatatttatacttggaagccaaaagtTACAGTGGTCTGGTTCGACGAGTGgatcgacgacccgtcgacccgtcgacgtgtcgacagtccgtcgacttgctttgtcgacctgcgcctgcagatgcaaggctgtgaaaccctgtcgacgccgcacaacgatggtccgtcgaccatGTCAACGAgtcgtcgacgatgactggtgtctgtaGATTTTCTCAAATTCAGCCCAGATCGCgttgattcgattcgttcaacttctaactctgtaaattgccaggaatacctgctggtacctttgtacacggggtaaggcactttctatTCCCAAAACTCGGACACTAGTCTCAATTCCAAGGGTATACCCGACTATGaaatcataggttctactacgacGAGAATGAGAGGCGTAACACCTGGAGTGCCATTATTTATTTGACAGATAAAGGTTCTAGGAATTTGATGTTAAAGGGGGATCAAAACAGAAGTGACGAAATCGCGACACCATTCAACAAACAAATAAGATACGGGATATCACTAACAAAGGCAATAAAATGTACTATTCCATCTGTTACACCCTGTACTTTGATACGTTGAGTTTTGCCGTGAGTTAATCGTGTATATTTAGAAAGCAAGATTTTTGTCGAGATCACAAGAGATTCTATGTGATAATTCTACGTATATGAGAGTTTAAAGTCATGTCTAGTAAGTATTGGGGAGGTTGGATATCAAACGAATTAGAAAGAATAAGTTTCGCCGAAAGTCGGAGAGTTGGGAATGTTATAACCCACCTTTGGGGCATGACTAGGAGTTATTAACATGTTAAGATGGTCATATTATAaggtatttgaattgtataataGTTTTTGAAGTCAAGGgagttgtaaaaaaaaaaaaaagtcgacAAAAGTCGTCATAAGTGACGTGACGTTCATAAATTCGTTGAAATTTGGGTGTAATGTCACTGAGCTTTTCTCCCAATCTACTTGGAGTTATGGGGTGATTCACCTATCAAATTAaaggtctacgagtctagtttccaacgcattaAACCGTTTGTCAATACGACATtagagtagagagatattcacaTTTTTGTGAGCCTGCACCAGCAGCTACCTTTGGGACCCACATAGGCGGTGGCCGACCTTGTGTTATATATATTCGGATCCAagcatttttctttcattttatctACACCACCAGACCTAGAAACCCTTCCTAGACTCCCCTAAACTCTCTCCTAAGTCTAAGAACATAGATCAAGTGATCCAAGCCCAAATCTAACTCTCCAAAGGTGGAAGATCATTGTAAAGGTGTTGGATGCAAGTTAAagcttgatttcttgttgttgttgctgagTTTAGAGGATTCTTAGAGGTGAAGCAAGCTCAGTAAAGATTTAATTGAATGGTATGATGGATTGATCGAGAAGTATTAAGGACGCAGCAAGGTTAAGGTGTAGACGAATGAGTAGAGAGCCGTTGATGTAGGATGCTTCGAGCTATCAAcaggattggtgagctccatttctgTTCAGAGTATTGCCAAGTCAGAGTACATCTGTACatcggagtacatatgtacgtATGTCGGgaatgtcggggccctgtcccgacttattttatggtatcttggtccatgttagagactttacagacAGTGTCTTGTGTATAGTGTGTCGAGATGTAGACAATCGTCTATAGCGACCATGTAGGTCCGCATATTCATGTATATTTTCGACGAAGAGTCTTATTGAGTTATATGTTAAATTGATATAGAAAGTATAAATGGACTATTGAGATAGACCCATCCGAGGACATGCCCTCTGTTGAGACAGATCCATCTAAAGTTATGTCTTCTATAGAGACAGACCCGTCAGAGATTCAGGAAGAGTCGACAGGACAGGTAAGGTGTTGTGACTTAAATGAAAGGAAAGGGTACATTTTGACTAATACGAAAGAAATGATAAGCAGGAAGGGATTTCCGAGAGGACTATTCTATGTTACACAATGAAAACCCCAGAATAGGAAAGGATTGTTCGTCTGTGGTATTACAGGCTAATCTTGTTCGGGCTCACACTAAGCTATCTACAGTCTAGGTAGCGCAAaattttccggggtgtaacatccttccccccttagaaacattcatcctcaaatgttGCGGAGTCAACCCACGACGTCATCTTTGATTCTTTAGAACAGCTATTCTTCCTTTAGTGTTCAATTGTcatttgcttaaactataacttggGTCAGTCTTTTCTCAGTCTTCCTTAACTCTTATATCGCCTTcaatcaacttctttcactTCATTGTCCTTATGTACATGATCAGAAATTAACTAGTATCTCGCTCTCATTCTATTgccattattgtagtcttgacttaccgtgccataactattcatcgtcCTGATGCAAGAttaaaaacgaaaatagaaataaaaagcaagaaacaaaagggatagataatttgacacaacttaagacctaatttagcaaccaaagttatagaaaactaagacctctaaattaagaacaaaagaaatacCAAATTCCTAGGAAGACCTTTTGAATCCCAAGCAACCTTTCCTCTCAACAATTACACAATCCAAGGCTTCACAagctctcaactctcaagagttttacaataccaaatatcaatattcaaaatagtctaagtcttccaaatgaaagaaaatactatttatactaaagctcaaaagaagacaactacattattacacttttacccttaatgaagtaagggccttgtttgggtgtCTTCTTTTGGGAACAAAGCTTGAATTTGCAAATCTTCAAGTAATAGCCACATTGCAAGCATGACCATCTTCAACCCTCTTCTCCAAACCatcctcccatgctatcatgAACACTTGAAATCCCCGGGAAGGTGCTAGAGTGTATTCAAGTATGTCCCTCCTCATGAACAATGCTTGCATAGCTTGAAGTTCCCtcgcttggctccttgtaaaaggTCTTGATGCCACTCGaattgtatcattctccccttcttgaagagaatttgtcctcaaatttaagGGATCATCATCTTGCACCACCATAGGAGAGAGATCACACACATTGAAGGTGTTATGAACTtggtattcgggtggaagatCAATTTTGTATGCATTATCATTGAGTCGTTCAAGTTCTTCAAATGGACCATCTCCTCTAGGCATCAACTTGgtcttttttttgttgggaaACCTCTCTTTCTGGAAATGTACCCAAACCCAATCACCCGGTTCAAGCACAACTCGTTTGCGGCCTTTGTTTGCTCTCTTGGCCATTTCTTGATTCTTTTTTCTCAAGGTGAAGCCTCACCTTCTCATGCAACTTCTTCATGGCCTCGGCTCGTTTGTTTCCATCTAAACTCAACACAACATCTTGAGACAAAGGGGTTAGATCTAAAGGGGTTAggggttaaaaccataaacCACTTCAAAAGGTGACATGCCAATAGTGCTATGAATGActctattgtaagcaaattcaaccaaAGGCAATTGATCTTCCCAATATGCTAGTTTCCCTTTAACCATGGCCATAAGCATAGAACCCAAGGTCCTATTGACAACTTCGGTTTGGCCATCGGTTTGTGACTGACAAGAGGTAGAAAACAACAATTTAGTACCAATTCATCCCCACagttctttccaaaagtggctaaggaaTTTGGGATCCCTATCGCTCACAATGGTCTTGGGAATACCATGCAACTTTACCACATGTTCAACAAACAAAGACGCAACATGAGGAGCATCATCAACTTTATGACAAGCAATGAAATGAGCCATTTTAGAAAATCGATCAACCACAACAAAGATGCTATCTTTACCCCTTTTGGTTCTAGGCAAacccaacacaaaatccatcGAAATATCAACCCAAGGTTGTTGAGGGGTGGGGAGAGGGGTATACAAACCATGGGGAAGGAGTCTAGACTTGGCGCCACGACACTCAATGCATTGGCCACAAATCTTAGCTACATCCCTCCGCATATGAGGCCAATAAAATTGCTCCTCAAGTATCCCCAAAGTCTTATCAATCCCAAAATGTCCCATCAATCCCCCATTGTGTGCCTCCCTCACAAATAATTCCCTCCAAGAGCTCATGGGCACACACAAACGCTTGTTTTTgaacaagaaaccatcaaaACTAGAATAGGGAGTAGAAGACCTATCCCTAATCCACCTCTCCCTTTCCCACTCCTCGCAATCTAGAAATATTTTGGCAAAGACGGGGTCCTCGGGGTACAATGTCTTCAAGctttcaaaacccatcaatttgaaatacaaggtattaatcaaaacatgtttccttgatAGGGCATTCGCCACTACAttctcctttccctttttgtattggattacataagggaaggtttcaaggaattcaacccatttagcatgccttttgttcaactttccTTGGGCCTTAAGATGCTTTAAGGACTCATGGTCGGTCCTAATCACAAACTTTTTAGGCCACAAGTAGTGTTGCCAATTACCCAAAGCTCTAATCAAAGCATAtaattcaagatcataggtggAGTAGTTCAACGTCGCACCCTTAAGCTTTTCACTAAAATAGGCAATGGGTTTTTGGTCTTGCATCAAAACGGCACCAATACCTACTTTACTACcatcacattcaatttcaaagattttgtcaaaatcgggtaattgcaacaacggtgcggagctaagcatttgttttaGAGTTTCAAAAGCCTTTGCTTGCTCCACACCCCAAGAAAAAGGTTTATCCTTTCGGATTACCTCGGTCAAAGGAGCGGCTATGGTACTAAACCCCTTAACAAACCGTCTATAAAAACTAGCCAATCCATGAAAACTTGTAATATCACCAATGGATTTAGGAGTTGGCCAATTCTTAATAGCGtctattttggattcatcaacctcaacgcctcttgaactcacaacaaaacccaagaaaacaacttcatcaacaCAAAAAGAGCATTTAGAAACATTAGCATAAAGTTGTTCTTGTCTAagcacttcaaacacacatttcaagtgaataacatgctcatccatggttttactatacaccaaaatatcatcaaagtaaataaccacgaatttgccaataaaaggtttcatgacatgattcatcaaacgcatgaaagtactaggagcgttagtgagaccaaaaggcatcaccaaccattcatatagaccaaacttggtcttgaatgcgGTTTTCCACTCATCTCCGGGTTTCATCCGGATTTGATGATACCCACTCCTAAGATCTACCTTAGAGAATATGCATGAACCATTCAACTCATCAAGCATGTCGTCAAGAC contains these protein-coding regions:
- the LOC132066549 gene encoding uncharacterized protein LOC132066549: MAKRANKGRKRVVLEPGDWVWVHFQKERFPNKKKTKLMPRGDGPFEELERLNDNAYKIDLPPEYQVHNTFNVCDLSPMVVQDDDPLNLRTNSLQEGENDTIRVASRPFTRSQARELQAMQALFMRRDILEYTLAPSRGFQVFMIAWEDGLEKRVEDGHACNVAIT